Proteins from a genomic interval of Orbaceae bacterium lpD02:
- the pmbA gene encoding metalloprotease PmbA, producing the protein MNTLHIKNQSYKEQQQLESVVANAIDIAKKKVDSVEIAINKSTGINVSTRLGETENIEFNSDGVLAITVYQDQRKGNASTNDLSPQAIEQTINMAIEIMKYTSADPYSGLGDKSQMAFDCPDLDLFYPSALNVDEAIKQAAKAEMTALNYTEIINSDGGHFNSSYGIHVYGNSEGMLQGYRASSHALSCSVIAERDGQMERDYAYTSSRDINLLKSAESVGVQAADKTIANLGAQQIATMQVPVLFSAEVATGLIGHLASAISGSAIYKKSSFLLDKIGQKILPNWLTIKELPHLLKEVGSAPFDSDGIRTFDKDIINNGILQTYLLSSYSARKLSTQEKTFTSTGNAGGIHNWRLKSTHLMPTFAQLLKIMDRGIVVTSLMGQGVNLVTGDYSRGASGFWVENGQIQYPINEFTIADNLSNMYSNIIAIGSDIERRTNIQCGSILIEKMSIAGK; encoded by the coding sequence ATGAATACTTTACACATAAAAAATCAGTCTTATAAAGAACAGCAGCAGTTGGAATCCGTAGTCGCTAATGCGATCGACATTGCTAAAAAGAAAGTCGATTCAGTTGAAATTGCAATAAATAAATCAACAGGCATTAATGTTAGTACCCGTTTAGGTGAAACAGAAAATATTGAGTTTAATAGTGATGGTGTATTAGCAATTACGGTATATCAAGATCAGAGAAAAGGTAATGCTTCAACGAATGATCTCTCGCCGCAAGCAATAGAACAAACCATAAATATGGCCATTGAGATCATGAAGTATACGTCTGCCGATCCTTATTCTGGTTTAGGTGATAAATCACAAATGGCATTTGATTGTCCCGATTTAGATCTATTTTATCCAAGCGCTCTCAATGTTGATGAAGCAATAAAGCAAGCGGCAAAAGCGGAAATGACCGCATTAAATTATACAGAAATTATCAATAGTGATGGCGGTCATTTTAATAGTAGCTATGGTATTCATGTCTATGGTAATAGCGAAGGGATGTTACAAGGCTATCGCGCGAGTTCACATGCTTTGTCATGTTCGGTGATTGCTGAGCGCGATGGGCAGATGGAGCGCGATTATGCATATACGTCATCGCGCGATATTAACTTATTAAAATCGGCTGAATCAGTCGGTGTACAAGCGGCTGATAAAACTATTGCCAATTTAGGTGCTCAGCAAATAGCGACTATGCAGGTACCTGTGCTATTTAGTGCTGAAGTCGCAACAGGATTAATCGGTCATCTTGCTTCGGCAATTAGCGGTAGTGCAATCTATAAAAAATCATCTTTTTTACTCGATAAAATCGGTCAAAAAATTTTACCTAACTGGTTAACCATAAAAGAGTTACCTCATTTATTAAAAGAGGTTGGTTCAGCACCTTTTGATAGTGATGGGATTCGTACCTTTGATAAAGATATTATTAACAATGGTATCTTACAAACTTATTTACTTAGTAGTTACTCTGCTAGAAAGTTATCAACTCAAGAAAAAACATTTACAAGCACCGGTAATGCGGGGGGCATTCATAATTGGCGTTTAAAAAGCACTCACTTAATGCCCACTTTTGCCCAGCTATTAAAAATAATGGATCGCGGTATTGTGGTTACATCTTTAATGGGACAAGGTGTCAATTTGGTGACTGGTGATTATTCGCGTGGCGCTAGTGGTTTTTGGGTTGAAAACGGGCAAATTCAATACCCAATTAACGAGTTCACTATTGCGGATAATTTATCTAATATGTATAGCAATATTATTGCAATTGGTAGCGACATAGAAAGAAGAACCAATATTCAATGCGGTTCAATACTGATTGAAAAAATGAGTATTGCAGGGAAATAA
- the ppa gene encoding inorganic diphosphatase: MGLLNVPAGKSLPDDIYVVIEIPANADPIKYEVDKESGAVFVDRFMSTAMFYPCNYGYINHTLSLDGDPVDVLVPTPYPLHPGAVIRCRPVGVLKMTDESGEDAKLIAVPHTKLSKEYDHIKDIDDLPELLKAQIKHFFEHYKDLEAGKWVKVDGWENAEAARKEIVESFERAKK; this comes from the coding sequence ATGGGACTATTAAATGTACCAGCAGGTAAATCATTACCTGATGATATTTATGTTGTAATTGAAATTCCAGCTAATGCTGACCCGATTAAATATGAAGTAGATAAAGAGTCTGGCGCAGTTTTTGTCGATCGATTCATGTCAACAGCAATGTTTTATCCCTGTAATTATGGTTATATTAACCACACTCTTTCACTTGATGGCGATCCGGTTGACGTGCTAGTACCAACACCTTACCCTTTACATCCAGGTGCAGTGATTCGTTGTCGCCCTGTTGGCGTATTGAAAATGACTGATGAGTCAGGTGAAGATGCCAAGCTAATTGCCGTACCCCATACTAAATTATCTAAAGAATATGATCATATTAAAGACATAGATGATTTACCTGAGCTGTTAAAAGCACAAATCAAACACTTCTTTGAACACTATAAAGATCTTGAAGCAGGAAAATGGGTTAAAGTTGATGGCTGGGAAAATGCTGAAGCGGCTCGCAAAGAGATTGTTGAGTCATTTGAGCGAGCGAAAAAATAA
- the yjgA gene encoding ribosome biogenesis factor YjgA — MTPFENENSNDDEEIIYVSKSEIKRDAEVLKKLGVELVQLSKLEREKIPLDDSLVYAIELAQKIKKEGYRRQIQYIGKLLRSRDIDPIKQALDKLKNRHNQQVVQFHKIEKLRDQLIETGNAEAILAIYPTADRQQLRNLARLAKKELDENKPTKSAKQIFQYLKQLSETE; from the coding sequence ATGACACCATTTGAAAATGAAAATAGCAACGACGATGAAGAGATCATCTATGTCAGTAAAAGTGAAATAAAACGTGATGCAGAAGTCTTAAAAAAGCTTGGAGTAGAACTTGTCCAACTAAGCAAACTTGAGCGAGAAAAAATCCCGTTAGACGATAGTTTAGTATATGCAATTGAACTGGCTCAAAAAATCAAAAAAGAGGGTTATCGCCGCCAAATTCAATATATTGGCAAGCTTTTGCGTAGTCGTGATATTGATCCGATCAAACAAGCACTAGATAAATTAAAAAATCGCCATAATCAACAAGTCGTGCAATTTCATAAAATAGAAAAACTTCGTGATCAATTAATTGAGACAGGTAATGCTGAAGCTATCTTAGCTATTTATCCAACTGCCGATCGTCAACAATTACGAAACTTAGCTAGACTTGCTAAAAAAGAACTTGATGAAAATAAACCGACCAAATCAGCAAAACAAATTTTTCAATATTTAAAACAATTGAGTGAAACAGAATAA
- a CDS encoding SulP family inorganic anion transporter has product MGKFDNQLFFQKLLQWIPGLASLVNYRREYLSYDLRAGLSVAAVSLPVSIAYADLTGVGAIAGLYSTILPLVAYALFGSSRQLIIGPDTATCAVVAAVVIPLAANDPILRWQLVIVMTIMIGIWCLIAGRLRLGALADLLSRPILIGLLNGISITIIVDQFAKVCGFSYDFGNLFARVFYIPLKVPEMHFITVLISLITLMLLIGIKKLRPRWPGPLIVVIIMTFASWLIGFDQHGVNIIGQFSNEMLSFVSWGNFDVGLMRELVVPSVNIAVICFISMMITVRSFAAKNNYDTDADAEFRALGIANIVAGLSNGFVVSGTSSRTAINDVNGGKTQLVSIVAALVIALIVFFLLSPLEYIPTAVLAIILIYSSWSLIDIKTILRFFKLSRDAFYLSLATLIAVLLIGIIPGMALAVLLGLFLFLKQIFRPTDQLLGVDTDGRIHSLSNNVKPIDNAIMYRFNSPLTYFNIAYFKKRIINLVDESPEKVGYVIVDTIPCFTYQDVSVLLGIEELVRALKIRNVVFILAGRRKTLKRWFKDMNINMDKDYIEFAYDLYFSMKMVLSKESMADVEEQDD; this is encoded by the coding sequence ATGGGAAAATTCGACAATCAGCTATTTTTTCAAAAATTATTGCAATGGATCCCTGGTCTTGCAAGTTTAGTCAATTATCGTAGAGAGTACTTAAGTTACGATCTTCGAGCCGGTCTATCCGTTGCCGCTGTATCATTACCCGTTTCAATTGCCTATGCTGATTTAACTGGAGTTGGTGCAATAGCGGGACTTTATTCAACGATTTTACCCTTAGTTGCTTATGCGCTGTTTGGCTCTTCAAGGCAGCTTATTATTGGACCAGATACAGCAACTTGCGCGGTTGTTGCCGCTGTTGTTATTCCCTTAGCTGCAAATGATCCAATTTTGAGATGGCAGTTAGTTATTGTTATGACCATCATGATTGGTATTTGGTGCTTAATTGCTGGAAGATTGCGTCTTGGCGCTTTAGCAGACCTTTTAAGTCGCCCCATTTTAATTGGTTTGCTTAATGGGATCTCCATTACTATTATTGTGGATCAATTTGCTAAAGTTTGTGGTTTTAGCTATGACTTCGGTAATTTGTTCGCCAGAGTATTTTATATCCCGCTAAAAGTACCAGAGATGCACTTTATCACGGTACTAATTTCATTAATAACGCTGATGTTATTGATCGGAATAAAAAAACTACGGCCACGTTGGCCAGGGCCATTAATCGTTGTTATTATCATGACATTTGCCTCTTGGTTGATTGGTTTTGACCAACATGGTGTTAACATTATTGGTCAATTTAGTAATGAAATGCTCTCCTTTGTATCATGGGGTAATTTTGATGTTGGTTTAATGCGCGAGCTGGTTGTCCCTTCAGTAAATATTGCTGTTATCTGTTTTATTAGTATGATGATAACGGTACGCAGTTTTGCGGCTAAAAATAATTATGATACTGATGCTGATGCTGAGTTTAGGGCACTTGGTATTGCTAATATTGTAGCGGGATTATCAAATGGTTTTGTGGTAAGTGGTACTTCATCAAGAACTGCAATAAATGACGTAAATGGCGGTAAAACTCAGTTAGTATCGATTGTTGCAGCGCTTGTGATTGCATTAATTGTCTTCTTTTTATTATCGCCATTAGAGTATATTCCAACCGCGGTATTAGCGATTATTCTTATTTATTCTTCGTGGTCACTCATTGATATAAAAACAATCCTTCGCTTTTTTAAACTTAGTCGAGATGCGTTTTATTTAAGTTTAGCAACGCTTATTGCTGTGTTATTAATTGGCATTATTCCTGGCATGGCATTAGCTGTTCTGCTTGGTTTATTCTTATTTTTAAAGCAAATTTTTAGACCGACTGATCAGCTTTTAGGCGTTGATACTGATGGAAGAATTCATTCTTTAAGCAATAATGTGAAGCCAATTGATAACGCGATTATGTATCGTTTTAACTCACCATTAACGTATTTTAATATCGCTTATTTTAAAAAACGTATAATTAACTTAGTTGATGAATCACCAGAAAAAGTTGGATATGTGATTGTAGATACGATCCCTTGCTTTACTTATCAAGATGTAAGTGTGTTACTCGGTATTGAAGAGCTTGTTCGAGCATTAAAAATACGTAACGTTGTATTTATTTTAGCGGGAAGACGAAAAACGTTGAAACGTTGGTTTAAAGATATGAATATCAATATGGATAAAGACTA